In the Candidatus Omnitrophota bacterium genome, TCCACATCGCGATTGTAGTTTACAGCGGTCTGATTGTATTTAGATAAATGAAAGGGGTCAATAAGATTAAAATCACCAATATCAGCAGTGGCGGCTTCATAAGCCATGTTTACGGGATGTTTCAGAGAAATATTCCAGATAGGAAAGGTCTCAAATTTGGCATAGCCAGATTTTATTCCCCGTTTATAATCATGATAAAGCTGGGATAAACAGGTAGCAAGTTTGCCACTCCCCGGACCGGGTCCGGTTACCACCACAATGCGATTATAGGTCTCAATATAGGAATTTCTTCCGTATCCCTCTTCACTTACAATTGTGTCTATATCGGTAGGGTATCCTTTGGTGGCTGAATGTAAATAGACCTTTATCTTGTGATGCTCCAAGCGATTCTTAAATCTCAATGTCTGAGGTTGATTATCAAAACGGGTAATCACAACACCTACAATCTCTAAATCATTCTCCCTTAAGTCATCAATCAATTTCAGGGCATCAACATCGTAAGTAATCCCAAAGTCTCCTCTAATTCTTCCTTTTTCGATGTCTCCAGCATAGATGCAAAGAATAATATCAATTTTATCTTTTAGGCTCTTAAGCAGTTTTATTTTTATGTTGGGGTCGTAACCGGGAAGAACTCTTGCGGCGTGGTAATCGTAGAAGAGTTTTCCTCCAAACTCAAGATAGAGTTTTCCGGAAAATTTCTCAATGCGCTCTAAGATTGCTTTCTTCTGTTCAAAGAGGTATTTTTCATTATCAAAGCCGATTTTTCTCATTTTTAGAAGTAGCGTTTCGTTACCAGGTCCCATTTATCCTGCGCCTTAAGAATAATCTCAATTACCTCCCTTACTGCTCCTTCTCCACCTTTATTTACCGTTACATAGTGCACAAAAGACTTTAATTCCTCACGGGCATTAGGCACACAGACCGCAAGTCCTACGCGTTTTAGAATGGGAATGTCAATCAAATCATCGCCAATGTAACAGACCTCTTCATCTTTTATGCGGAATTTCTTTAACACTCTTGTATAGGTATTTATTTTCTTATAGGCTTTCTGATATATTTTGGTAATGCGCAAATGCTTTGCGCGACGGGTAACTATTTTGGAATTCCCGGCAGTAATAATCACCGTCTTTATCCCTGCCCGCGTAAGGAGAGTTAAGCCAAATCCATCATGGATGTTAAACGCTTTCAGTTCATCTCCATAATTCCCATAATAGAATTTCCCATCAGTCAAAACTCCATCCACATCCATAATGAGTAACTTAATTTTTTTTGCCCGCTCAAAAATATCCATAGTTATTCAAACTCTGAACTCAAAATCCAAAACTCTAAATTCGTAATCCGTAAACCGTAATCCGTAAACTAAAAAACGAAATCCAGAAAATCTTATAAGCTTTCTACAATGAGAAAAACTATCTTTCTCTTAACTTAACTACTTAACCCTTTAACTAACCTTACACTATTCCTGCTTTCAAGAGGTCCTGCACATCTATAAGTCCAACTGGCCTATTTTTCTCATCAACTACGGGAATTTCATCAATTTTGTATTCGCGCAAAATCTTTAATGCCTCTTCAGCCAGACTTCCCTTATTAATCGTCTTTGGAGATCTGGTCATAATCTCTTTTACTTTTCGCTCTAAAAGTTTCGGGTCAGTTTCTATATGGCGGCGCAGGTCCCCATCGGTAAAAATCCCCAGAAGTTTTTTGTTCTTACCAATAACCGTGGCAGAGCCGGCACGGGCGCGGGTGATGGCTAAAAGCACATCTTTTATGCGTGTATCTTCGCTCACTACCGGATTTGCCTCTCCTTTGCGCATAATGTCTTCTACCTTTAATAACAACCTCTTCCCCAGGGTTCCGCCGGGATGGAGTAAGGCAAAATTTTCTTTCTTGAAACCTTTTTTTTTCAAAACCGCAATGGCCAAGGCATCACCTAACGCAAGAATGGCGGTGGTGGAAGCGGTAGGAGCAAGCCCTAAGGGACAGGCTTCTTTCTCCACCGAAACATCCAAAACCACATCGGCATAACGCGCTAAGTTAGATTGGAGATTTCCCGTAAAAGCAATCAATTTTGCCCCAATTTTTTTGATTAACGGAAGGAGTTTAGTCAACTCTTCGGTCTCTCCGCTGGTGGAAAGGGCAATCACAATATCTGCCTGAGTTACTCGGCCTAAATCTCCATGTAACGCCTCGGCAGGATGGAGCCAAAGGCTGGGCGTGCCTAAAGAAGATAAGGTGGCAGAAATTTTCTGGGCGATTATTCCGGCTTTACCCATTCCCGTAAGCACAACCCTGCCTTTACAATTAGAAACGAGTTCTACCGCTTTCAAGAAATTTCTACCCAAGCGCTTTGACAAATCGAGGATTGCTTTCGCCTCTATCTGGAAAACATCTTTGGCACTCTTTAAAGGATTAGTTCTTCTTTCTTCCATATTTGGCTGATTGGTTTTACTTCTTTAAGTAATTTTTCTAATGCTTTTAAATCAAGCATGTTCGGACCGTCAGAAAGGGCTTTATGAGGATCATCATGCACTTCTAAAAAAATGCCATCGCAACCAAAAGCGACAGCTGCCCGGGTAAGCCCGGGGACAAATTCCCTATTACCTCCAGAAGAAGCTCCTCTTCCACCAGGAATTTGTACTGAATGTGTCGCATCAAAAATCACCGGATAGCCAAATCCTCTTAAAATGGCTAAAGACCGCAAGTCGGTTACCAGATTATTATATCCAAAAGCGGTTCCCCTTTCCGTAAGTAAAATTTTTTTGTTCCCCGTTGTTTCTACTTTCTCAATGATGTGCTTCATATCCCAAGGAGCAAGAAATTGCGACTTTTTTAAATTAACCACCTTGCCAGTTTTTCCCGCTTCCACTACCAAATCGGTCTGCCTTATTAAAAATGCGGGGATTTGAATGATATCTAAAACACTTTTTGCCTCTTTTATCTCATTACGACAATGAATATCAGAAAGTATAGGTAAAGCAAATTTTTCTTTTATCTTTGCTAAAATCTTTAAACCTTTTTTTAATCCTGGACCTCGATAGGATTTGATAGAGAGCCTATTTGCTTTGTCGTAACTGGATTTAAAAATAAAAGGAAAATCCAATCTTTCAGTAATCTCTTTTAAAGCACCAGCCATATAAAAAGCATGCCTCTCAGATTCAATCACGCAAGGTCCAGCAATTAAAACTAATGGATTTTTCTCCCCGATTTTTATTTTCCCTAATTTAATCTCCTTAACCATTCCTCTGCCCTTTTTAAGTCTTGGGGGGTATCGATTCCTAAGGTATCATCTTTAGTAATAATTATTTTAATGCGCATTCCGTTCTCTAAGGCACGCAACTGCTCAAGACACTCCATCTTTTCTAACCTCCCCAAAGGAAACTTGACAAAATCAAGAAGCGCTTTTCGCTTATAGACATAAATTCCCAGATGTTTAAAATACTGGCACACTGCCCCACTCTCGATAAGGCAGGAAGCTCGATTATCCTGGTCTCTTAAATAAGGAATTGCAAAACGTGAAAAGTATAAGGCATAACCCTTCTTGTCAAAAACAACCTTCACCACATGGGGATTAACTAAATCCTCTCTGTTTTTAATAGAAGTGGCTAAAGTTCCGATGTCTGCACTTTTATCTTCCATAAAATTCTTCACTAAAAATCTAATCATCTGATGTTTAAGAAACGGTTCATCTCCCTGAATATTTACGATAATTTCCGCCTTGATTTTTTTGGCTACCTCAGCAACCCTCTCTGTGCCGGAGCAATGGTGGGAAGAAGTCAGCAGAACATCCGCACCAAACTCTTGAACGGTTTTAAAGATTCTCTGGTCATCGGTAGCAATAATAACTCTATCTAATTTAGCTTTTTTTGCATTTTCATAAACCCATTGTATCAACGGTTTGTTCCCTAATTTAGCCAAAGCTTTACCGGGAAAACGCGTTGATTTATATCTTGTGGGAATCACTCCTAATACTTTCATCTTCTATACGGGCGATTAACTCTTCCTGATTAGTAACTGCTACACCCAATTTCTCTACTACTATTCCTGCGGCAAAATTGGCTAACTGCGCTGCTTCTTTCATCCCCGCTCCCTGAGAAATAGCTAAAGTAAAAGTGGCAATTACCGTATCTCCTGCTCCTGCCACAT is a window encoding:
- a CDS encoding DUF1846 domain-containing protein, translating into MRKIGFDNEKYLFEQKKAILERIEKFSGKLYLEFGGKLFYDYHAARVLPGYDPNIKIKLLKSLKDKIDIILCIYAGDIEKGRIRGDFGITYDVDALKLIDDLRENDLEIVGVVITRFDNQPQTLRFKNRLEHHKIKVYLHSATKGYPTDIDTIVSEEGYGRNSYIETYNRIVVVTGPGPGSGKLATCLSQLYHDYKRGIKSGYAKFETFPIWNISLKHPVNMAYEAATADIGDFNLIDPFHLSKYNQTAVNYNRDVEIFPVLKRIMEKIMGSEMIYHSPTDMGVNRAGFAIVDDLLVSSAAKQEIIRRYFRYRYENLLGLEKKEVVERVELLMEELGCFPEDRKVVIPAREFAEKAQEKLKDLSIIGCGAALELPDGKIVMGKNSLLMSASSSLILNAIKVLAGIPDKIHLLSPKIIEEISALKKNILHMKREILDLDETLIALSMSSATNPTAELAMEKLKDLAGCEAHLTYAPPPGDEVGLRRLRINVTTDGNFPYRDLFIT
- a CDS encoding KpsF/GutQ family sugar-phosphate isomerase, producing MEERRTNPLKSAKDVFQIEAKAILDLSKRLGRNFLKAVELVSNCKGRVVLTGMGKAGIIAQKISATLSSLGTPSLWLHPAEALHGDLGRVTQADIVIALSTSGETEELTKLLPLIKKIGAKLIAFTGNLQSNLARYADVVLDVSVEKEACPLGLAPTASTTAILALGDALAIAVLKKKGFKKENFALLHPGGTLGKRLLLKVEDIMRKGEANPVVSEDTRIKDVLLAITRARAGSATVIGKNKKLLGIFTDGDLRRHIETDPKLLERKVKEIMTRSPKTINKGSLAEEALKILREYKIDEIPVVDEKNRPVGLIDVQDLLKAGIV
- a CDS encoding HAD-IIIA family hydrolase, which produces MDIFERAKKIKLLIMDVDGVLTDGKFYYGNYGDELKAFNIHDGFGLTLLTRAGIKTVIITAGNSKIVTRRAKHLRITKIYQKAYKKINTYTRVLKKFRIKDEEVCYIGDDLIDIPILKRVGLAVCVPNAREELKSFVHYVTVNKGGEGAVREVIEIILKAQDKWDLVTKRYF
- the kdsA gene encoding 3-deoxy-8-phosphooctulonate synthase; the encoded protein is MVKEIKLGKIKIGEKNPLVLIAGPCVIESERHAFYMAGALKEITERLDFPFIFKSSYDKANRLSIKSYRGPGLKKGLKILAKIKEKFALPILSDIHCRNEIKEAKSVLDIIQIPAFLIRQTDLVVEAGKTGKVVNLKKSQFLAPWDMKHIIEKVETTGNKKILLTERGTAFGYNNLVTDLRSLAILRGFGYPVIFDATHSVQIPGGRGASSGGNREFVPGLTRAAVAFGCDGIFLEVHDDPHKALSDGPNMLDLKALEKLLKEVKPISQIWKKEELIL
- the kdsB gene encoding 3-deoxy-manno-octulosonate cytidylyltransferase, with product MKVLGVIPTRYKSTRFPGKALAKLGNKPLIQWVYENAKKAKLDRVIIATDDQRIFKTVQEFGADVLLTSSHHCSGTERVAEVAKKIKAEIIVNIQGDEPFLKHQMIRFLVKNFMEDKSADIGTLATSIKNREDLVNPHVVKVVFDKKGYALYFSRFAIPYLRDQDNRASCLIESGAVCQYFKHLGIYVYKRKALLDFVKFPLGRLEKMECLEQLRALENGMRIKIIITKDDTLGIDTPQDLKRAEEWLRRLN